A single region of the Phyllostomus discolor isolate MPI-MPIP mPhyDis1 chromosome 14, mPhyDis1.pri.v3, whole genome shotgun sequence genome encodes:
- the IL24 gene encoding LOW QUALITY PROTEIN: interleukin-24 (The sequence of the model RefSeq protein was modified relative to this genomic sequence to represent the inferred CDS: deleted 2 bases in 1 codon), with translation MTKGIKQVLDKGSKNSWNSICPWDKSGDFLWLKPIPPPEGPAQSSLSWQSQDKIKSVRLLRKEVLQNISDAESCYLIRALLNFYLNTVFKNYHKKAAEFRIQKSFSTLANNFIVILSKLQPSQEKFSTSESARRRFLLFQGAFKQLDIEAAQTKAFGEVDILLTWMQKFYQL, from the exons ATGACCAAAGGAATCAAACAGGTCCTTGATAAAGGCTCTAAGAACTCCTGGAATTCCATCTGTCCCTGG GACAAGTCTGGTGATTTTCTGTGGCTGAAACCCATTCCTCCACCCGAGGGGCCAGCTCAGTCCAGCCTTTCCTG GCAATCTCAGGATAAGATCAAGAGTGTCCGGCTGCTGCGGAAAGAGGTTCTGCAGAACATCTCG GATGCTGAGAGCTGTTACCTCATCCGTGCCTTGCTGAACTTCTACTTGAATACCGTTTTCAAAAACTATCATAAGAAGGCAGCTGAATTCAGGATCCAGAAGTCATTCTCTACTCTGGCCAACAATTTTATTGTCATCCTGTCAAAACTGCAACCCAGT CAGGAGAAGTTTTCCACTAGTGAGAGTGCACGCAGGCGGTTCCTGCTGTTCCAGGGAGCATTTAAACAG TTGGACATAGAAGCAGCTCAGACCAAAGCCTTTGGAGAAGTGGACATTCTTCTGACCTGGATGCAAAAGTTCTACCAGCTCTAG